A genomic segment from Comamonas terrigena NBRC 13299 encodes:
- a CDS encoding NADP-dependent oxidoreductase translates to MPRNPQILLDNRPQGEATVDNFRLTEADTPALAPGQVLVRHHYLSLDPYMRGRMNDSKSYAAPQPLGQVMQGGTVGVVEESRHPRFQPGDSVVGMGGWQTYSVVDGDAPGMLRKVDTAHVPLSYYLGAVGMPGVTAWYGLDQIIAPKEGDTLVVSAATGAVGSAFAALARARKCRVVGIAGGPEKCAYAVKELGFDHCIDYRAHPDVKSMAGALKAACPDGIDGYFENVGGYILDAVLLRMNAFGRIALCGMIAGYDGQPLPMANPALILINRLKVQGFIVSEHMGMWPKALAELSDLVQLGKLRPRESVAQGLAAAPEAFLGMLKGKNFGKQLVKLV, encoded by the coding sequence ATGCCCCGTAACCCGCAGATCCTGCTGGACAACCGCCCCCAGGGCGAAGCCACAGTCGACAACTTCCGCCTGACGGAAGCCGACACGCCCGCCCTGGCCCCAGGCCAGGTGCTGGTGCGCCACCACTACCTGAGCCTGGACCCGTACATGCGCGGGCGCATGAACGATTCCAAGAGCTATGCAGCCCCCCAGCCCCTGGGCCAGGTCATGCAGGGCGGCACCGTGGGCGTGGTGGAGGAAAGCCGCCACCCGCGCTTTCAGCCCGGCGACAGCGTGGTCGGCATGGGCGGCTGGCAGACCTACAGCGTGGTGGACGGCGATGCGCCGGGCATGCTGCGCAAGGTGGACACGGCCCATGTGCCGCTGTCGTACTACCTGGGCGCCGTGGGCATGCCCGGGGTGACGGCCTGGTACGGCCTGGACCAGATCATTGCGCCCAAGGAGGGCGACACCCTGGTGGTCAGCGCGGCCACCGGCGCCGTGGGCAGCGCGTTCGCGGCCCTGGCCCGGGCGCGCAAGTGCCGCGTGGTGGGCATTGCCGGCGGGCCGGAGAAATGCGCCTATGCCGTCAAGGAGCTGGGGTTTGACCACTGCATCGACTACCGCGCCCACCCGGATGTGAAGTCCATGGCCGGGGCGCTGAAGGCGGCCTGCCCGGACGGCATCGACGGCTATTTTGAAAACGTGGGCGGCTACATCCTGGACGCCGTGCTGCTGCGCATGAACGCCTTCGGCCGCATCGCCCTGTGCGGGATGATTGCCGGCTACGACGGACAGCCCCTGCCCATGGCCAATCCGGCGCTGATTCTGATCAACCGCCTGAAGGTGCAGGGCTTCATCGTCAGCGAGCACATGGGCATGTGGCCCAAGGCCCTGGCCGAGCTGTCGGACCTGGTGCAGCTGGGCAAGCTGCGCCCGCGCGAATCGGTGGCGCAGGGCCTGGCGGCGGCGCCCGAAGCGTTCCTGGGCATGCTCAAGG
- a CDS encoding PaaI family thioesterase: MLSFGAIPIPFVEHLGFTLHKMENGESELRYEAQPDHLNTFGVTHGGASMTLLDVTMAVAARSLESDDFGCVTIEMKTSFMQPARGLLVSKGLVLHRTKTMAYCEGKVYDGEGRLCSHATGTFKYMPRTVRPGSKDTKDTVIATD; the protein is encoded by the coding sequence GTGTTGAGCTTTGGCGCCATCCCCATTCCCTTCGTCGAACATCTGGGTTTCACCCTGCACAAGATGGAAAACGGCGAGTCCGAGCTGCGCTACGAAGCCCAGCCCGACCACTTGAACACCTTTGGCGTGACCCATGGCGGCGCCAGCATGACCCTGCTGGACGTGACCATGGCCGTGGCGGCGCGCAGCCTGGAGAGCGACGACTTCGGCTGCGTCACCATCGAGATGAAGACCAGTTTCATGCAGCCGGCGCGCGGCCTGCTGGTGTCCAAGGGGCTGGTGCTGCACCGCACCAAGACCATGGCCTATTGCGAAGGCAAGGTCTATGACGGCGAAGGCCGCCTGTGCAGCCATGCCACCGGTACGTTCAAATACATGCCGCGCACCGTGCGCCCGGGCAGCAAGGATACAAAGGACACCGTGATCGCCACGGACTGA
- a CDS encoding SDR family oxidoreductase: MAHTVQQLFDLQGKTALVTGGSRGLGLQMAQALGEAGARIVLSSRKAVDLEQAAATLQAQGIDASWIAADCAREDDIERLATETLQRLGHVDILVNNAGASWGAPAEDHPLSAWDKVMNLNVRGYFLLSQQIAKRSMIPRRSGRIINLASIAALGGNPVAMKTIAYNTSKGAVLNFTRALAGEWGRYGITVNAICPGFFRTKMAEVLIDTLGEEQMSSHAPLQRLGDDEDLKGITLLYASAAGKHITGQWMAVDGGVSALVGG; encoded by the coding sequence ATGGCACATACCGTGCAGCAATTGTTCGATTTGCAGGGCAAGACCGCCCTGGTGACCGGGGGCTCGCGCGGCCTGGGGCTGCAGATGGCCCAGGCGCTGGGCGAGGCGGGGGCCCGGATTGTGCTGAGCTCGCGCAAGGCGGTGGACCTGGAGCAGGCCGCCGCCACGCTGCAGGCCCAGGGCATTGACGCCAGCTGGATTGCCGCCGACTGCGCCCGCGAGGACGACATCGAACGCCTGGCAACCGAGACCCTGCAGCGCCTGGGTCACGTGGACATTCTGGTCAACAACGCCGGTGCCAGCTGGGGGGCTCCGGCCGAAGACCACCCGCTGAGCGCCTGGGACAAGGTGATGAACCTGAATGTGCGTGGCTATTTCCTGCTGAGCCAGCAGATTGCCAAGCGCAGCATGATCCCGCGCCGCAGCGGCCGCATCATCAACCTGGCGTCCATCGCGGCGCTGGGCGGCAACCCGGTGGCGATGAAGACCATTGCCTACAACACCTCCAAGGGCGCGGTGCTGAATTTCACCCGTGCACTGGCCGGGGAGTGGGGGCGCTACGGCATCACGGTGAACGCCATCTGCCCGGGGTTCTTCCGCACCAAGATGGCGGAGGTGCTGATCGACACCCTGGGCGAGGAGCAGATGAGCAGCCATGCGCCGCTGCAGCGCCTGGGCGACGATGAGGACCTGAAGGGCATCACCTTGCTGTATGCCAGCGCGGCGGGCAAGCACATCACCGGCCAGTGGATGGCGGTGGACGGCGGCGTCAGCGCGCTGGTGGGCGGCTGA